From the Candidatus Peregrinibacteria bacterium genome, one window contains:
- a CDS encoding ImmA/IrrE family metallo-endopeptidase, whose protein sequence is MTTANYDNAKSKALDLLRLYDIQEPIVPVFDIAKQEGLKISFFTPESAELKEISGILQEDTKTIFINSSDSPQRQVFTVAHELGHWTMKHKRKDEVLYRMSSIITKDPQEQEANCFASHLLVPKEFLEKKINEFSLNINDTAILAKLFGVSEEMIQYRIKSFSYE, encoded by the coding sequence ATGACTACAGCAAATTATGACAATGCAAAATCAAAGGCACTTGATCTTCTCAGGCTCTATGATATTCAAGAACCGATTGTTCCTGTTTTTGATATTGCGAAACAAGAAGGACTCAAAATTTCTTTTTTTACTCCAGAATCAGCAGAACTCAAAGAAATTTCGGGTATACTTCAAGAAGACACCAAAACAATATTTATCAATTCCAGTGACTCTCCTCAAAGACAAGTTTTTACCGTTGCTCATGAGCTGGGGCATTGGACAATGAAACACAAAAGAAAAGATGAAGTTCTCTATCGAATGAGTAGTATTATTACAAAAGACCCCCAAGAACAAGAAGCAAATTGCTTTGCCAGTCATCTCTTGGTCCCAAAGGAATTTTTAGAAAAAAAGATAAATGAATTTAGCCTTAATATAAATGATACTGCTATTCTGGCAAAGCTCTTTGGAGTCTCCGAAGAAATGATTCAATACCGTATAAAATCATTTTCCTATGAGTAA
- a CDS encoding site-specific DNA-methyltransferase, producing the protein MKNTLFALLQSVLKKDDRFFAEDRFLKNQVIEYAHKYDEHLIKLLLSNEEIKGFFFKEIEKALIFNKDLFVKFVSNKEFLPDSYTSFRNKVGLACDEESYIKEVKDVSLVFPFKDCVLEGGQTKEDQSRQEVFHNHILSPDEISVLLKPKVLTKFKKWDKDGAHEDFEITEKDNWIIKGNNLLVLHSLKERFVGKVKLIYIDPPYNTGNDSFKYNDRFNHASWLVFMKNRLEVAKELLREDGSIFISIDDSEFAYLKILCDEIFGQENFLADIIWNSTKSVTNTAIISESHNHTLVFFKKKEYFVKNRTEFRLSEDGEGFSNPDNDPRGPWKADPFQVGGWRPNQQYEVKNPNTGEIYKPNEGCSWKNDFQKFQELEKDGRIVFGTTGEAGPQRKRFLSEALERGKVSKTIWDDVGTTTEGTGELKKLGLGGLFTSPKPEKLLQRIIELSTKENDLVLDFFSGSGTTLAVAHKMGRQYIGVEQMDYIKDLPEARLRKVIEGEQGGISKAVNWQGGGSFIYAELFEWNAEYARKIQETKNSKELLKLWEEMKEKRLSFLSGYLEVKKFNENMKHFEEFSLEEQKALLMESLNHNFLYIPISEIEDSEYQISEEDKKKNSQFYQK; encoded by the coding sequence ATGAAAAATACGCTTTTTGCTTTGCTTCAAAGTGTTTTAAAAAAAGATGACCGATTTTTTGCAGAAGATCGTTTTCTCAAAAATCAAGTTATTGAGTATGCTCATAAATATGATGAGCATTTAATAAAATTACTTCTTTCAAATGAAGAAATAAAAGGTTTTTTCTTTAAAGAAATTGAAAAGGCTTTAATTTTTAATAAAGACCTTTTTGTAAAATTTGTTTCCAATAAAGAATTTTTACCAGATTCATATACGAGCTTTCGGAACAAAGTGGGCTTGGCGTGTGATGAAGAAAGCTACATAAAAGAAGTAAAGGATGTTTCACTTGTTTTTCCTTTCAAGGATTGTGTTCTTGAAGGAGGACAAACAAAAGAGGATCAATCACGACAAGAAGTTTTTCATAATCATATTCTTTCTCCTGATGAAATTTCGGTCCTTTTAAAACCAAAGGTTTTGACGAAATTCAAGAAATGGGACAAGGACGGAGCGCATGAGGATTTTGAAATAACAGAGAAGGACAATTGGATTATCAAAGGAAATAATTTGTTGGTTTTGCATAGTCTCAAGGAGCGTTTTGTGGGAAAGGTAAAACTTATTTATATTGATCCACCCTACAATACGGGAAATGATTCTTTCAAATACAATGACCGTTTTAATCATGCTTCATGGCTTGTGTTTATGAAGAATCGTTTGGAGGTGGCGAAAGAGCTTTTGAGAGAGGATGGAAGTATTTTTATTTCAATTGATGATAGCGAATTTGCTTATCTCAAAATTCTTTGTGACGAAATATTTGGACAAGAAAATTTTTTGGCAGATATTATTTGGAACTCCACTAAGTCTGTTACGAACACAGCTATTATTTCCGAATCTCATAATCACACACTCGTATTTTTCAAGAAAAAAGAATACTTTGTAAAAAATAGAACTGAATTTCGATTGTCTGAAGATGGCGAAGGATTTTCCAACCCTGATAATGATCCAAGGGGTCCATGGAAGGCAGACCCATTTCAGGTTGGTGGTTGGAGACCAAATCAGCAATATGAAGTTAAAAATCCAAATACTGGAGAAATATACAAGCCAAATGAGGGGTGTAGTTGGAAAAATGATTTTCAAAAATTTCAAGAATTAGAAAAAGATGGTCGCATTGTTTTTGGTACTACTGGAGAAGCAGGACCACAAAGAAAAAGATTTCTTTCGGAAGCACTTGAAAGAGGAAAAGTTTCTAAGACAATATGGGATGATGTCGGAACCACGACAGAAGGGACAGGGGAATTAAAAAAACTTGGATTAGGAGGACTTTTTACTTCTCCAAAACCAGAAAAACTTCTTCAAAGAATTATTGAGCTTTCAACCAAAGAAAATGATCTTGTTCTCGACTTCTTTTCTGGAAGCGGAACAACCCTTGCTGTCGCTCATAAAATGGGGAGACAATATATCGGGGTGGAACAAATGGATTATATAAAAGACCTTCCAGAAGCACGCCTTCGAAAGGTCATTGAAGGAGAACAAGGAGGAATTTCAAAAGCGGTTAATTGGCAAGGAGGAGGAAGTTTTATTTATGCAGAACTTTTTGAATGGAATGCGGAATATGCCAGAAAAATTCAAGAAACAAAGAACTCAAAAGAACTTTTGAAACTTTGGGAAGAAATGAAGGAAAAACGGCTTTCTTTTTTGAGTGGATATTTAGAAGTGAAAAAGTTCAATGAAAATATGAAGCATTTTGAAGAATTTTCATTAGAGGAGCAAAAGGCACTTCTTATGGAATCTCTTAATCATAATTTTCTCTATATCCCTATTTCAGAAATAGAAGATTCGGAGTATCAGATTTCAGAAGAGGACAAGAAAAAGAACTCTCAATTTTATCAAAAATAA
- a CDS encoding DUF2130 domain-containing protein, producing MGMGGIPAEMLGFFCVIQNTETVYCEEDSDTLSKKFSPCMTDSTRITCPSCGTSIPLTDALTSDIRKHVKADLEQELKKQEIEFQKREELFTQREKQAEQAYEKRLHEEKVKLWDKAQKAANEKLLTEMEDLKRENEDRKKTLETMRAQELELRKQKREIEEREKNMTLEMERKIDEERKRIVEVAQKNAHEEIGKKILEKDTQMEQMRKTIEELKRKSEQGSMQVQGDAQEINLKNILQNAFPIDTIADVPTGIRGGDVVQTVRNSTGQESGIILWESKSTKSWGNDWIPKLKDDRGRVKADVCILVSQTLPEGIENFGMMDGIWVCGFPYALPLVSTLRYHLSEIKKAQQSLIGKGEKMEFLYQYLTGNEFRGRIENIVSAFVGMKADLETERRSIERLWKKREKEIERVVISTSGLYGDIQGIVGSSLLTVPSLELPSEEAEGEPETLFSEE from the coding sequence ATGGGAATGGGGGGAATCCCAGCAGAAATGCTGGGATTTTTTTGTGTCATCCAAAATACTGAAACCGTGTACTGCGAAGAAGATTCTGATACACTTTCAAAGAAATTCTCACCCTGTATGACCGATTCTACCCGTATTACCTGTCCTTCTTGCGGAACAAGCATTCCGCTCACCGATGCTCTTACCAGTGATATTCGCAAACACGTCAAAGCGGATTTGGAACAAGAACTCAAAAAACAGGAAATAGAATTCCAAAAACGAGAAGAACTCTTTACACAACGCGAAAAACAAGCAGAACAAGCGTACGAAAAACGACTTCATGAAGAAAAAGTAAAACTCTGGGATAAGGCACAAAAAGCGGCGAACGAAAAACTTCTCACCGAGATGGAAGACCTAAAACGAGAAAATGAGGATCGCAAAAAAACCCTAGAAACTATGCGCGCCCAAGAATTAGAACTGAGAAAACAAAAGAGAGAAATAGAAGAGCGAGAAAAAAATATGACACTCGAAATGGAACGAAAAATAGACGAAGAACGAAAACGAATTGTAGAGGTTGCTCAAAAAAACGCACATGAGGAGATAGGGAAAAAAATACTCGAAAAGGACACACAAATGGAGCAAATGCGAAAAACCATTGAAGAGCTCAAGAGGAAAAGTGAACAGGGATCTATGCAAGTTCAGGGCGATGCACAAGAAATAAATCTCAAAAACATTCTCCAAAATGCCTTTCCTATCGATACCATTGCAGATGTTCCCACTGGTATTCGTGGAGGAGATGTCGTGCAAACCGTTCGAAACTCTACAGGACAGGAATCAGGAATCATTTTATGGGAAAGCAAGAGCACAAAATCTTGGGGAAATGATTGGATTCCAAAACTCAAAGATGATCGGGGTCGGGTAAAAGCGGATGTGTGCATTCTTGTCTCACAAACTCTTCCTGAAGGAATTGAAAACTTTGGGATGATGGATGGTATATGGGTGTGTGGCTTTCCTTATGCACTCCCTTTAGTAAGCACCCTACGATACCATTTATCAGAAATAAAAAAGGCACAACAATCACTTATCGGAAAAGGAGAAAAAATGGAATTTCTCTACCAATACTTAACCGGAAACGAATTTCGAGGACGCATCGAAAATATTGTCTCCGCTTTTGTAGGCATGAAAGCAGATTTAGAAACAGAACGACGATCTATAGAGCGTCTCTGGAAAAAACGAGAAAAAGAGATTGAGCGAGTAGTAATAAGTACTTCTGGACTCTATGGAGATATTCAAGGAATTGTCGGCTCCTCACTTCTCACTGTTCCTAGTTTAGAGCTTCCGAGCGAAGAAGCGGAAGGTGAGCCAGAAACACTTTTTTCGGAAGAATAA
- a CDS encoding DEAD/DEAH box helicase family protein, with the protein MLFEQFDGTLATLGKNFFKEKVPEYIVKNLNSKFELREYQKEAIGRLSFYLNDYPEKTEPTHLLFNMATGSGKTLIMASSLLFLYEQGYRNFIFFVNSTNIIKKTQDNFLNSQSSKYLFSQKIEQSGKEITIREVENFESANSENINIVFTTIQGLHRQLNEPRENALTYEDFEEQKIVLISDEAHHINAFTKKGKLQKTEEEEKASWEGTVRRIFEADPRNILLEFTATIDLRNDEILKKYEDKILFRYDLKKFREELFSKEIEILQGDLEPIDRALQAVVLSHYRRKVAEKNGIFCKPVVLMKAKDIKASESFEEEFSVKIKALKISDLKAIQSRDNRTIQKAFAYFEANDISLENLLSEIQEEFGKERCVSVNSKNESEEKQLLVNSLEDQNNEIRVVFAVDKLNEGWDVLNLFDIVRLYETRDSGKQIGKTTMAEAQLIGRGARYFPFQRKGTEEDRFKRKFDEDIREELRILEQLYYHSKDDSKYISELNRALIEIGIKSERAKEFYLNIKEDFQKGPFWNSGVIFTNQRVENGSKDISSFADAKIPKDFEYTLRTEGMNEEEVFSNKLEMKKDIATQIKSFDLLDFEENLLRSILGKYSFFSYKNLKSRYLGNIGSLNEFLFSEKYLGGVRIKITGRSEKLLNLTIREKKKALHHVLQKIESHLKTNTPEYIGTNLFRAKQVKDVFKDKVLRLDAESERAQFMENFDFHACDWYAQTELHGTSEEEALLLFIQSFIDELKKKYEGVYLVRNERFFTLYTFSEGRAFEPDFILFLEDKSQEKKVQAYQIFIEPKGKHLIKEDQWKEDFLKEIEENYEVDYKTETKDFKLIGLPFFNKEQEKHTHEFENTIREQLSLF; encoded by the coding sequence ATGCTTTTTGAGCAATTTGACGGCACTTTGGCAACTCTTGGAAAGAACTTTTTTAAAGAAAAAGTTCCTGAATACATTGTCAAAAATTTGAATTCAAAGTTTGAGCTTCGAGAATATCAAAAAGAAGCGATTGGAAGACTCTCTTTTTATCTCAATGATTATCCAGAAAAGACTGAACCGACCCACCTTCTCTTTAATATGGCTACGGGAAGCGGAAAAACGCTTATAATGGCATCATCTCTTCTTTTTTTATATGAACAAGGGTATCGGAACTTTATTTTTTTTGTGAATAGCACGAACATTATTAAAAAGACACAAGATAACTTTCTCAATTCCCAAAGCTCTAAATACCTCTTCTCACAAAAGATTGAGCAGAGCGGAAAAGAAATTACCATTCGAGAAGTAGAAAATTTTGAAAGCGCAAATTCAGAAAACATTAATATTGTTTTTACGACTATTCAAGGGCTTCATCGCCAATTGAATGAACCACGAGAAAATGCCCTTACTTATGAAGACTTTGAAGAGCAAAAAATTGTTCTCATTTCAGATGAAGCACACCATATAAACGCCTTCACGAAAAAAGGAAAACTTCAAAAAACAGAAGAGGAAGAAAAAGCTTCATGGGAAGGAACCGTGCGGAGAATTTTTGAGGCAGACCCTCGCAATATCCTTTTAGAATTTACCGCAACTATTGACCTGAGAAACGACGAAATTTTAAAAAAATACGAAGATAAAATTCTCTTTCGCTATGATCTCAAGAAATTTCGAGAAGAGCTCTTTTCCAAAGAAATTGAGATTTTACAAGGGGACTTAGAACCCATTGACCGAGCTTTGCAAGCGGTCGTTTTGAGCCATTACCGAAGAAAAGTAGCAGAAAAAAATGGAATTTTTTGTAAGCCCGTTGTTTTGATGAAGGCAAAGGATATTAAGGCTTCAGAGTCTTTTGAAGAAGAATTTTCCGTAAAAATAAAAGCTCTCAAAATTTCTGATCTAAAAGCGATTCAAAGCAGAGACAATAGAACCATTCAAAAAGCCTTTGCATATTTTGAAGCCAATGATATTTCTTTGGAAAATCTTTTAAGTGAGATACAAGAAGAGTTCGGAAAAGAGCGGTGTGTTTCCGTAAATTCAAAAAATGAAAGTGAGGAAAAACAGCTTCTTGTCAATTCGCTTGAAGATCAAAACAACGAAATTCGAGTGGTCTTTGCCGTGGACAAGCTCAATGAAGGGTGGGATGTTCTCAATCTCTTTGATATTGTTCGACTCTATGAAACGCGAGACAGCGGAAAACAAATCGGAAAAACAACCATGGCAGAAGCGCAACTCATTGGACGCGGAGCAAGATATTTTCCTTTTCAGAGAAAAGGAACAGAAGAAGATCGATTTAAGAGAAAATTTGATGAAGACATAAGAGAGGAGCTTCGTATCCTTGAACAGCTTTATTATCACAGCAAGGATGATAGCAAATATATTTCTGAGCTCAATCGAGCACTTATTGAAATTGGGATAAAGTCAGAACGAGCAAAGGAATTTTATTTAAATATCAAAGAGGATTTTCAAAAGGGACCATTTTGGAACTCTGGCGTTATTTTTACCAATCAAAGAGTAGAAAATGGATCAAAAGACATTTCTTCTTTTGCAGATGCAAAAATCCCAAAAGACTTTGAATATACTCTGCGGACAGAAGGAATGAATGAAGAAGAAGTTTTTTCCAATAAATTGGAAATGAAAAAGGATATAGCAACACAAATAAAATCTTTTGATCTCTTGGATTTTGAAGAAAATCTTTTACGAAGTATTTTGGGAAAATACAGTTTTTTTTCTTATAAAAATCTCAAGAGCCGATATTTGGGAAACATAGGCTCTTTGAACGAATTTCTTTTTTCTGAAAAGTATTTGGGCGGTGTACGAATAAAAATCACGGGGAGAAGTGAAAAATTGTTAAATTTAACCATCCGAGAAAAGAAAAAAGCATTGCATCATGTTCTTCAAAAAATAGAATCTCATCTCAAAACAAATACACCAGAATATATTGGAACCAATCTTTTTCGAGCCAAACAAGTAAAAGATGTTTTTAAAGACAAAGTTTTGAGACTGGACGCCGAAAGTGAGCGAGCGCAATTTATGGAAAATTTTGATTTTCATGCTTGCGACTGGTACGCACAAACAGAGCTTCATGGAACAAGTGAAGAAGAGGCACTTTTACTCTTTATCCAGAGTTTTATTGATGAACTCAAAAAAAAATACGAAGGGGTGTATTTGGTCCGAAATGAGCGATTTTTCACTCTTTATACTTTTTCAGAAGGAAGAGCCTTTGAGCCTGATTTTATTCTTTTTTTAGAAGATAAAAGCCAAGAAAAAAAAGTTCAAGCGTATCAAATTTTCATTGAACCAAAAGGAAAGCATTTGATAAAAGAAGATCAGTGGAAAGAAGACTTTTTGAAAGAAATTGAAGAAAACTATGAGGTGGACTATAAAACTGAAACAAAAGATTTTAAACTAATAGGATTGCCATTTTTTAATAAAGAACAAGAAAAACATACTCATGAATTTGAAAATACTATAAGAGAACAGCTTTCTTTGTTTTAA
- a CDS encoding glycosyltransferase, whose product MSLRDTSNFSLLTFHPLIFYDPKKRRKKWFRLSLGAIAIFFISSTIMLFVGITEGISPGDFSADAARFYDYYYESPKNEKKIALSFDDGPDPKYTPIILDILREEHIQANFFLLGKNAIKYPDLVRQIHADGHEIGNHSFTHSHSVHKSEKRLKMELLTTEKIIEDLTGEKTLLYRPPFLLGIGVDPTLNPYIKSDPSVLWATEMGFIPVGADIDSRDWLAKSPEDVSQNIIQKIGKGHITLLHDGEGNGAKHTVLVLRSIIQKLKSEGYVFTTVSDVLGISQDINIQNVIVPASSDTEFSSEVTELQSFLQAFDFNIEKTGIFDGATQEALWKWEDKYGKILEHNFHGASTDENTNGEVSLLQEFLKGEGYLDIFVTGEFDQKTQDALKDWQKKVMKLSDEDPEFGMVGEKISKKIQEQTHIPLARVRHQTMGSPFLNFLDNVQISVEVFCLWVYEKIGSGVELLFLGAIFLTFSRMLFVLGFFLAAKIRRRVLKESYSGGVSVLIPAYNEEENIAATIESILTSDYHLYEIIVIDDGSTDNTSTIVAEKEKNHPQVRLVTKENGGKASALNLGVSFAKYDVIISMDGDTIFMPDTITKLARHFFDPRVSGVAGKVCVANQGRLLAKFQSIEYVLGQNIEKTAFSFANAISVIPGPIGAWRKKDVVAMGGYHHDTLVEDQDLTLAILTKGKRILYDEEAICYTETPPSLGDFLKQRFRWIFGTIQCFWKYKSWIFSIRLPALGWIILPNTLMYSILTPLISLVIDLVAILSFIFGGGDIVFWGYITFTAFDLLYALAGFLPEKKSSWKLILFLPLQRIVYRFLLYWVVLRSLLKAIEGSGALWNKVKRTGECQNLFQNIMSPHKHGKKPIPIKEIVA is encoded by the coding sequence GTGTCTCTTCGAGATACAAGCAATTTTTCCCTCCTCACCTTTCATCCTTTGATTTTCTACGATCCAAAAAAGCGGCGAAAAAAATGGTTTCGACTCTCTCTTGGAGCTATTGCTATCTTCTTCATATCAAGCACCATTATGTTGTTTGTGGGGATAACAGAAGGAATATCTCCTGGAGATTTTTCAGCAGATGCCGCACGATTTTATGATTACTATTACGAATCTCCAAAAAACGAGAAAAAGATTGCCCTTAGTTTCGACGATGGACCAGATCCAAAATATACTCCTATCATTCTCGATATTCTTCGAGAAGAACACATACAGGCGAATTTTTTCCTCCTTGGAAAAAACGCCATTAAATACCCCGATCTTGTTCGACAGATTCATGCAGATGGACATGAAATTGGAAATCACAGCTTTACCCATTCTCATAGTGTTCACAAATCAGAAAAACGCCTTAAAATGGAACTTTTGACGACAGAAAAAATTATCGAAGATCTTACCGGAGAAAAAACACTCCTCTATCGTCCCCCTTTTCTCTTGGGAATTGGGGTTGATCCAACACTCAATCCCTATATCAAAAGTGATCCGTCAGTCTTATGGGCGACTGAAATGGGTTTTATTCCCGTAGGAGCAGATATTGATTCCCGAGACTGGCTTGCCAAATCTCCCGAAGATGTTTCTCAAAATATTATCCAAAAAATCGGAAAAGGACACATCACCTTACTCCATGATGGAGAAGGAAACGGAGCGAAGCACACCGTGCTAGTTCTTAGGAGCATTATTCAAAAACTCAAGTCGGAAGGATACGTTTTTACTACTGTTTCAGATGTTCTTGGAATTTCTCAGGATATCAACATTCAAAATGTTATTGTCCCTGCCTCAAGCGATACAGAGTTTTCTTCGGAAGTGACAGAACTTCAATCTTTTCTGCAGGCATTTGATTTTAATATTGAAAAAACTGGAATTTTTGATGGAGCAACACAAGAGGCGCTTTGGAAGTGGGAGGATAAATACGGAAAGATTCTCGAACATAATTTTCATGGTGCAAGCACAGACGAAAACACTAACGGAGAGGTTTCTCTTCTTCAAGAATTTCTCAAAGGAGAAGGGTATCTTGACATCTTCGTTACAGGAGAATTTGACCAAAAGACACAGGATGCGCTGAAAGATTGGCAGAAAAAAGTAATGAAGCTCTCCGACGAAGATCCCGAATTTGGCATGGTGGGAGAAAAAATATCAAAAAAGATTCAAGAGCAAACTCATATTCCTCTTGCGAGAGTTCGACATCAAACAATGGGATCACCATTTCTCAATTTTTTAGATAATGTTCAGATTTCCGTTGAAGTTTTCTGCCTCTGGGTTTATGAAAAAATCGGATCTGGTGTGGAGCTTCTCTTTTTGGGGGCTATTTTCCTCACATTTTCACGAATGCTGTTTGTCCTTGGGTTTTTTCTTGCCGCAAAAATCAGAAGACGTGTGCTCAAAGAATCATATTCAGGAGGAGTAAGCGTTCTTATTCCTGCATATAACGAAGAAGAAAATATCGCTGCGACCATTGAAAGTATCCTCACAAGCGATTATCACCTCTATGAAATTATTGTTATAGATGATGGATCGACGGACAATACATCTACCATTGTTGCCGAAAAAGAAAAAAATCATCCCCAAGTTCGTCTGGTCACAAAAGAAAATGGTGGAAAAGCAAGCGCACTCAACCTTGGTGTTTCATTTGCAAAATATGATGTCATCATTTCCATGGATGGAGACACTATTTTTATGCCAGACACCATCACTAAACTCGCACGTCACTTTTTTGATCCTCGCGTCAGTGGTGTTGCCGGAAAAGTATGTGTAGCAAATCAGGGTCGTCTTCTCGCAAAATTTCAAAGTATTGAGTATGTTCTTGGGCAGAATATCGAAAAAACTGCATTTTCTTTTGCAAACGCCATTTCAGTTATTCCGGGTCCTATTGGGGCATGGCGGAAAAAAGATGTTGTTGCCATGGGGGGATATCACCACGATACACTCGTAGAAGATCAGGATCTTACGCTCGCCATCCTCACAAAAGGAAAACGAATCCTCTATGATGAGGAAGCAATTTGCTATACAGAAACCCCGCCTTCTCTTGGAGATTTTCTCAAACAACGATTTCGATGGATATTTGGAACGATTCAGTGTTTCTGGAAGTACAAAAGTTGGATTTTTTCCATTCGCCTTCCTGCGCTCGGATGGATCATTCTTCCAAATACGCTTATGTATAGCATTCTTACTCCACTAATCTCGCTTGTTATTGATCTTGTTGCCATTTTGTCATTCATCTTTGGAGGTGGAGATATTGTATTTTGGGGATACATCACCTTTACTGCATTTGATCTTCTCTACGCCCTTGCAGGATTCCTTCCTGAAAAAAAATCAAGCTGGAAGCTTATCCTCTTTTTGCCACTTCAGAGAATTGTCTATCGATTCCTTCTCTACTGGGTTGTTCTCCGTAGTCTTCTCAAGGCTATTGAAGGAAGTGGGGCACTTTGGAATAAAGTAAAAAGAACAGGAGAGTGTCAAAATCTCTTTCAAAATATCATGAGTCCACACAAGCATGGGAAAAAGCCGATCCCAATAAAAGAGATAGTGGCATAG
- a CDS encoding SulP family inorganic anion transporter encodes MKKQVDYVLQNWRSGITVALVNIPLSMALAIASGATPTQGIITAFWAGLVASFFGGSHYNIVGPTGALSGFLFGFAVFYGWNALPLLALFSGILMLFAFFFRLDRYIIFIPRSVVYGFTLGIAIILILGQVDNALGIYTVEKGESVLENTFIILQHISEVQLPIVLLFLFSMGFLLIWRKKIKKFPGAIVLALLGVIASWITKDSSFFGIHLSTIGDKYPNIQAQIGNFFWWKGVSWDIFEEKSLWVASLAVALVAILETLLSGQIADNMTHTKFNRPKEVFGLALANIFSGIFGGIPATAALARTSLNIQSGASHRASGMLNCIFLMAITLILFSFFRLIPLVIIASLLVFVAIFMIEKKYFRDLFEKEKFSFSLSLLVAIITVVDDPLIGILVGTVIALLVFVSNVAKGETEVLLWRDGKMVESVLKNEFLKKVNIESDLVVYKISGTLTYLNMPAHLEAVQKIRGNQYVIVSLRHAFYVDTDGISYLEEIIEALKEGNDKVFLSGINPEIEKKIRKEMFYQKKIIEKKIFSRTSEAIQTIFQK; translated from the coding sequence ATGAAAAAGCAAGTGGATTATGTTCTTCAGAACTGGAGATCTGGAATAACAGTTGCACTTGTAAATATTCCTCTCTCCATGGCGCTTGCTATTGCGAGTGGAGCGACTCCCACTCAGGGGATTATTACCGCCTTTTGGGCAGGACTTGTTGCTTCTTTTTTTGGGGGGAGTCATTACAACATTGTTGGTCCTACTGGTGCTCTTTCGGGGTTTCTTTTTGGGTTTGCTGTTTTCTATGGTTGGAATGCACTTCCGCTTCTCGCACTTTTTTCGGGAATACTTATGCTTTTTGCATTCTTTTTTCGTCTTGATCGATATATCATCTTTATTCCGAGAAGCGTTGTCTATGGTTTTACCCTTGGTATTGCCATTATTCTTATTCTTGGTCAGGTTGATAACGCCTTGGGAATATATACTGTTGAAAAAGGAGAAAGTGTTCTCGAAAATACTTTTATAATTCTTCAGCATATTTCAGAAGTACAACTCCCGATTGTTCTTCTTTTTCTTTTTAGCATGGGATTTTTATTGATATGGAGGAAGAAAATCAAAAAATTTCCGGGAGCAATTGTTCTTGCACTTCTTGGTGTTATTGCTTCTTGGATAACAAAGGATTCTTCTTTTTTTGGAATACATTTGTCTACCATCGGTGATAAATATCCAAATATTCAGGCACAAATAGGAAATTTTTTCTGGTGGAAAGGTGTTTCTTGGGATATTTTTGAGGAAAAAAGTCTTTGGGTAGCGTCTCTTGCTGTTGCATTGGTTGCTATTCTCGAAACGCTTCTCTCGGGACAAATCGCAGATAATATGACTCATACAAAATTCAATCGTCCAAAAGAAGTCTTTGGTCTTGCTCTGGCGAATATTTTTTCTGGAATTTTTGGTGGTATTCCGGCAACTGCCGCGCTTGCGAGAACATCGCTTAATATTCAAAGCGGAGCATCTCATAGGGCATCGGGGATGCTTAATTGTATTTTCCTTATGGCAATTACGCTTATTCTTTTTTCTTTTTTTCGACTGATCCCCCTTGTGATCATCGCCTCCCTTCTTGTATTTGTCGCTATTTTTATGATAGAGAAAAAATATTTCCGAGATCTTTTTGAAAAGGAAAAATTCTCTTTTTCGCTTTCTCTTCTTGTCGCCATTATTACAGTTGTTGACGATCCGCTTATTGGTATTCTTGTTGGAACGGTTATTGCTCTTCTTGTTTTTGTGAGTAATGTTGCCAAAGGTGAAACAGAGGTGCTTCTTTGGAGAGATGGGAAGATGGTAGAATCTGTTCTTAAAAATGAATTTTTGAAGAAGGTGAATATTGAATCGGATCTCGTGGTGTACAAAATTTCCGGAACCCTTACCTATTTAAATATGCCAGCCCATTTAGAGGCTGTTCAAAAAATACGCGGAAATCAATATGTTATCGTGTCTCTTCGACATGCATTTTATGTTGATACAGATGGTATTTCGTATCTTGAAGAAATTATTGAAGCACTCAAAGAGGGGAATGATAAAGTGTTCCTTTCGGGAATCAATCCAGAGATTGAGAAAAAAATTCGAAAAGAAATGTTCTATCAAAAAAAAATAATAGAAAAGAAAATATTTTCAAGAACGTCAGAGGCAATACAAACGATATTTCAAAAATAG